The region GTAAATCGCCGTATGGCCGAGTTCATCCTCGATGCGGAGCAGCTGGTTGTATTTCGCGACGCGGTCGGTGCGCGACGGCGCTCCGGTTTTGATTTGGCCGGCGTTCGTGGCGACGGCGATGTCGGCGATCGTGCTGTCTTCCGTTTCGCCGGAGCGGTGCGAGACAACGGCCGTATAGCCGGCGCGTTTCGCCATTTCGATGGCGTCAAACGTTTCGGTGAGCGTGCCGATTTGGTTCACTTTGATCAAAATCGAGTTCCCGACGCCTTTTTCAATGCCTTCAGCCAATTTTTTCGTGTTCGTCACAAACAAGTCGTCGCCGACAAGCTGCACTTTTTTGCCGAGCCGCTCGGTGAGCAGTTTATGCCCTTCCCAGTCGTTTTCATCGAGCCCGTCTTCGATCGAGATGATCGGGTATTTCGATACAAGTTCTTCATACCAAGCGACCATTTCTTCCGACGTTTTGACGACGCCTTCGCCTTCGAGATGATATTTGCCGTCTTCTTTGTTATAGAGCTCGGACGACGCGACGTCCATCGCCAGCATCACTTGTTCGCCCGGTTTGTAGCCCGCTTTTTCGATCGCTTCAATGATCGTTTGCAGCGCTTCTTCGTTCGATTTCAAGTTCGGGGCAAAGCCGCCTTCATCGCCGACCGCCGTGTTGTAGCCTTTCGCTTTCAACACCGCTTTTAAGCTGTGGAAAATTTCCGCCCCCATGCGCAGCGCTTCGCGGAAGCTTTCCGCGCCGACCGGCATGATCATAAATTCTTGAATGTCGACGTTGTTGTCGGCATGCGCGCCGCCGTTTAAAATGTTCATCATCGGCACCGGCAGCGTTTTGGCGTTAAAGCCGCCGAAGTATTGGTACAGCGGCAGGCCAAGCTCGTCCGCTGCCGCGCGGGCCACGGCGAGCGAGACGCCCAAAATGGCGTTGGCGCCAAGCTTGCTTTTGTTTTCCGTGCCGTCGAGTTCAATCAGCTTCCGGTCGATCGCCACTTGATCGGTCACTTCTAGGCCGATGATTTCCGGCGCGATGATTTCGTTCACGTTTTCGACCGCTTTTAACACCCCTTTGCCGAGATAGCGGTGTTTGTCGCCGTCGCGCAGTTCGACCGCTTCATATTCCCCGGTCGAAGCGCCGCTCGGCACCAAAGCGCGGCCGAAGCCGCCGTCTTCCGTATACACTTCCACTTCCACCGTCGGATTGCCGCGCGAGTCAAGCACTTCGCGGGCGTAGACGTCAATAATCGCAGACATCAACATGCACTCCTTTTCCTTGTATCGTTGTTATTGGACAATGAGCGATTTTCCGGTCATTTCTTTCGGCTGCGGCAAGCCGAGCAAATCGAGCATCGTCGGGGCTAAATCGCCTAAAATGCCTCCGTCTCTAAGCTTGATGCCTTTTTTCGTCACGATGACCGGCACCGGATTGGTCGTGTGCGCCGTTTGTGGCTTGCCGTCCGGCGTCAGCACTTCATCGGCGTTGCCGTGGTCGGCAGTGATGATGGCGACGCCGCCTTTTGCCAAAATGGCATCGACGACTTTGCCGAGGCATTCATCGACCGCTTCGACCGCTTTGATCGTCGGTTCGAGCTTGCCGGAGTGGCCGACCATATCCGGGTTGGCGTAGTTCAAGATGATCGCATCGTACTTATCGGCTTCAATTTCCCTGAGCAAAGCATCCGTCACTTCGTAGGCGCTCATTTCCGGTTTTAAGTCGTACGTCGGCACTTTCGGCGAGTTGATTAAAATCCGATCTTCACCCGGGAACTTCTCCTCGCGGCCGCCGCTCATGAAAAACGTCACGTGCGGGTACTTTTCCGTTTCCGCGATGCGCAGCTGGCGCAAGCCATGCTGTGACAGCACTTCCCCGAGCGTGTTGTCAAGGTTCGTCGGCTTGAACGCCACGTATCCTTTCACCGTTTCGCTGAAGTGCGTCAAGCAGACGAAGAACAAATGCTTCGGATGTTTCGGGCCGCGGTCAAACTCGCGGAAATCTTCGTTCGTAAACGTGTTCGAAATTTGAATCGCCCGGTCGGGGCGGAAGTTGTAGAAAATAATCGCGTCGTTGTCTTGGATCGTCGCCACCGGCGAGCCGTCTTCGCGGACGATGACCGACGGCAGGACGAATTCGTCGTAAATGCCGTGTTTGTACGAGTCCTCGATGCATTCGAGCGGATCGCGATATGTCGGGCCTTCGCCGTACACCATCGCCCGGTACGCCTTTTCGACCCGGTCCCAACGCTTGTCGCGATCCATCGAGTAGTAGCGGCCCGATAACGTCGCGATTTCACCGACACCGTATTCCTTGATTTTTTCCTGCAGTTCTTTGATGTATTGCGGAGCCGTTTGCGGGCCGACGTCGCGGCCGTCCAAAAAGCCGTGGATGTACACACGCTTCACGCCTTCTTTCGCCGCTAAGCGCAAGAGGGCGTACAAATGGTGAATATGGCTGTGCACGCCGCCGTCAGAAAGCAAGCC is a window of Geobacillus kaustophilus DNA encoding:
- the eno gene encoding phosphopyruvate hydratase, encoding MSAIIDVYAREVLDSRGNPTVEVEVYTEDGGFGRALVPSGASTGEYEAVELRDGDKHRYLGKGVLKAVENVNEIIAPEIIGLEVTDQVAIDRKLIELDGTENKSKLGANAILGVSLAVARAAADELGLPLYQYFGGFNAKTLPVPMMNILNGGAHADNNVDIQEFMIMPVGAESFREALRMGAEIFHSLKAVLKAKGYNTAVGDEGGFAPNLKSNEEALQTIIEAIEKAGYKPGEQVMLAMDVASSELYNKEDGKYHLEGEGVVKTSEEMVAWYEELVSKYPIISIEDGLDENDWEGHKLLTERLGKKVQLVGDDLFVTNTKKLAEGIEKGVGNSILIKVNQIGTLTETFDAIEMAKRAGYTAVVSHRSGETEDSTIADIAVATNAGQIKTGAPSRTDRVAKYNQLLRIEDELGHTAIYQGIRSFYNLKK
- the gpmI gene encoding 2,3-bisphosphoglycerate-independent phosphoglycerate mutase; the protein is MSKQPVALIILDGFALREETYGNAVAQAHKPNFDRYWNEYPHATLKACGEAVGLPEGQMGNSEVGHLNIGAGRIVYQSLTRVNIAIREGEFDRNETFLAAMNHVKQHGTSLHLFGLLSDGGVHSHIHHLYALLRLAAKEGVKRVYIHGFLDGRDVGPQTAPQYIKELQEKIKEYGVGEIATLSGRYYSMDRDKRWDRVEKAYRAMVYGEGPTYRDPLECIEDSYKHGIYDEFVLPSVIVREDGSPVATIQDNDAIIFYNFRPDRAIQISNTFTNEDFREFDRGPKHPKHLFFVCLTHFSETVKGYVAFKPTNLDNTLGEVLSQHGLRQLRIAETEKYPHVTFFMSGGREEKFPGEDRILINSPKVPTYDLKPEMSAYEVTDALLREIEADKYDAIILNYANPDMVGHSGKLEPTIKAVEAVDECLGKVVDAILAKGGVAIITADHGNADEVLTPDGKPQTAHTTNPVPVIVTKKGIKLRDGGILGDLAPTMLDLLGLPQPKEMTGKSLIVQ